Proteins encoded in a region of the Melissococcus plutonius ATCC 35311 genome:
- a CDS encoding DUF916 and DUF3324 domain-containing protein → MKRYSMLLVILLTWLFFPVENQASELNFSVSPQTSKYQVDEKEHYFDLLLKPNQEELLTVQLTNDTDREVFLSVQVNNTTTNDNGVVEYGKTKIKTDDSLKYQLKDYVNAPKEVHLKPHSKMNYQLKVHMPDQSYSGVIAGGLTFSEKENNSSAQDSTNSNGLAIKNKYAYVVALLMRQTKENGEPNLHLTQARSNQVNARNVIQAHLQNSAPVYLNQLACRTTVIKKASHRTLYTNLQEDMQMAPNTHFNLTIPLNGDELQPGKYIIKVDAYGKKDPKGNYLLKNNKTKEETHYRYHWKLKKEFTIANNEAKKLNKTDVTIKKNFSWLYTLIGLFILLIVLFLFWLFIWKKRKNKK, encoded by the coding sequence ATGAAAAGATATAGTATGCTCCTTGTAATTTTATTAACTTGGCTTTTTTTCCCAGTAGAGAATCAGGCCTCTGAGCTTAATTTTTCAGTCTCTCCTCAAACTTCAAAATATCAGGTAGACGAAAAAGAACATTATTTTGATTTATTGTTAAAACCTAATCAGGAAGAACTTTTAACAGTTCAGTTAACTAACGATACAGATAGAGAGGTATTCTTATCTGTTCAGGTGAATAATACAACAACCAACGATAACGGCGTTGTAGAATATGGAAAAACAAAAATAAAAACAGATGATTCATTGAAATATCAATTAAAAGATTATGTAAATGCTCCAAAGGAAGTTCATCTGAAACCACATAGTAAAATGAATTATCAATTGAAAGTCCATATGCCAGATCAATCTTACTCAGGAGTTATAGCAGGTGGACTTACTTTTAGCGAAAAAGAAAATAATTCATCGGCACAGGATTCAACAAATTCTAATGGATTAGCAATTAAAAATAAGTATGCCTATGTTGTTGCATTATTAATGCGACAGACAAAAGAAAATGGAGAACCTAATTTACATTTAACGCAGGCTAGGTCGAACCAAGTAAATGCACGCAATGTTATTCAAGCTCATTTGCAAAATTCCGCTCCGGTTTATTTAAACCAATTGGCTTGTCGAACAACAGTTATAAAAAAAGCATCCCATCGCACACTTTATACTAATCTCCAAGAGGACATGCAGATGGCGCCTAATACCCATTTTAACTTAACTATTCCACTAAATGGCGATGAATTACAACCAGGCAAATATATAATCAAAGTAGATGCCTATGGAAAAAAAGATCCAAAAGGCAATTATTTATTGAAAAACAACAAAACAAAGGAAGAGACACACTATCGTTATCATTGGAAGTTAAAAAAAGAATTTACAATTGCAAATAATGAAGCAAAAAAATTAAATAAAACAGATGTAACTATTAAGAAAAACTTTTCATGGTTATATACGTTGATTGGTTTATTTATCTTATTAATTGTTTTATTTCTTTTTTGGTTGTTTATTTGGAAAAAACGGAAAAATAAGAAATAA
- a CDS encoding carbohydrate ABC transporter permease has product MRKNNQTNQLSFWRVFKTGDLPIKASYLIMGSTNFANKQKIKGLLFLLLQISFIAWFIFYGFQALKMLQTLGTKAQSWVMDDSLGIEVQEAGDNSMLLLLFGIVAIMICMAFVVLYIVNLRSTRKIFQLKKAGKKIPNLREDLSSLLNENFYITLISLPFLGVLLFTVLPLVYMTSIAFTSYDHNHLPSKNLFHCVGFSNFNEMIHGDIAGTFFPIFIWTIVWAILATITTFFFGILLALLINTKGIKGKKVWRTIFVITMAVPQFVSLLIMANLFNNSGPINTLLQKWQWITQPIPFLTNGIMAKITIIIVNMWVGIPVTMLVTTSILTNLPKDQIEAAELDGATKVQIFKKITFPQILFVMFPSLIQQFIININNFNVIFLLTGGQPANSNYYSAGETDLLVTWLYKLTVTVADYNLASVIGIIIFILSATFSLLAYTRSNSFKTEGV; this is encoded by the coding sequence ATGAGAAAGAACAATCAAACAAACCAGCTTTCTTTTTGGCGAGTATTCAAAACAGGAGATCTGCCGATAAAAGCTTCCTATTTGATTATGGGAAGCACAAATTTTGCGAATAAACAAAAAATCAAAGGGCTGTTGTTCTTATTACTTCAGATCAGTTTCATTGCTTGGTTCATTTTTTATGGTTTTCAGGCTTTAAAGATGCTACAAACTTTAGGAACAAAGGCACAAAGTTGGGTTATGGATGATTCTTTAGGAATTGAGGTACAAGAAGCAGGCGATAATTCAATGCTGCTACTTCTATTTGGCATTGTTGCCATTATGATTTGTATGGCCTTTGTAGTTTTATATATTGTAAACTTGAGAAGCACTCGAAAAATTTTTCAGTTAAAGAAAGCAGGAAAAAAGATACCAAATTTAAGAGAAGATTTGAGTAGTTTATTAAATGAAAATTTCTATATTACTTTAATCAGTTTACCCTTTTTAGGTGTTCTATTATTTACTGTTTTACCATTAGTCTATATGACTTCTATTGCTTTTACGAGTTATGATCATAACCATTTACCGTCAAAAAACCTATTTCATTGTGTTGGATTTTCAAATTTTAATGAAATGATCCATGGTGATATTGCAGGTACTTTTTTTCCCATATTTATTTGGACAATCGTATGGGCAATTCTAGCGACGATTACTACATTTTTCTTTGGTATTTTATTAGCTTTATTAATCAATACGAAAGGAATAAAAGGTAAAAAGGTTTGGCGAACTATTTTTGTTATTACGATGGCTGTTCCACAATTTGTTAGTTTGTTAATTATGGCTAATTTATTCAATAATTCTGGACCGATTAATACTTTATTACAAAAATGGCAATGGATTACTCAACCAATTCCATTTTTAACAAATGGTATAATGGCGAAAATAACAATAATTATCGTTAATATGTGGGTAGGTATTCCAGTCACTATGCTTGTGACTACTAGTATTTTAACAAACTTGCCAAAAGATCAGATTGAAGCGGCAGAATTAGATGGTGCAACTAAAGTACAAATTTTTAAAAAGATTACTTTTCCACAAATTTTATTTGTAATGTTCCCAAGTCTCATTCAACAATTTATTATAAATATTAATAATTTTAATGTTATTTTTCTATTAACAGGTGGTCAACCTGCAAATAGTAATTATTACTCAGCAGGAGAGACAGATTTGTTAGTAACATGGTTGTATAAATTAACCGTAACAGTAGCAGATTATAATCTGGCATCTGTAATTGGCATCATTATCTTTATTCTTTCCGCAACTTTCTCATTACTTGCCTATACACGAAGCAATTCATTCAAAACAGAAGGAGTGTAA
- a CDS encoding WxL domain-containing protein: MMKNNFKLNVLMATTLIGASISVLPLGTFAESTGDKNYTSDGKVVFEPDTTPTNPLEPINPNGGEPIIPGDQKPGTSGPLSIDYASSLDFGTQKISSQDKDYKAKPMTYKDSTGKEKTGPNDVQITDNRGTKAGWTLQVKQDGQFKTADNQELTGVQITFNNGHVISTSNDLALKIKPETIVMTPGQATPVMSASAGHGAGTYIMAWGDKDTADSSIHLSVPGKTDKYAKEYKTTFTWTLTETPTND, translated from the coding sequence ATGATGAAAAACAATTTTAAATTAAATGTATTGATGGCAACCACTTTAATAGGAGCAAGTATCTCTGTCTTACCCTTAGGGACATTTGCTGAGAGTACCGGTGATAAAAACTATACATCAGATGGCAAAGTGGTTTTTGAGCCAGACACAACACCAACGAACCCATTAGAACCGATTAATCCTAACGGAGGAGAACCTATTATACCTGGAGATCAAAAACCTGGTACTAGTGGACCACTTTCTATTGATTATGCTTCAAGTTTGGATTTTGGTACACAGAAAATTTCTTCACAAGATAAAGATTATAAAGCAAAACCAATGACATATAAAGACTCAACAGGGAAAGAAAAAACAGGACCAAATGATGTTCAGATTACTGATAATCGAGGTACAAAAGCTGGTTGGACCTTACAAGTAAAACAAGATGGACAGTTTAAAACAGCAGATAATCAAGAATTGACAGGTGTACAAATTACTTTCAATAATGGTCATGTTATTTCAACTTCTAATGACTTAGCATTAAAGATAAAACCAGAAACAATTGTAATGACACCTGGACAAGCAACACCTGTAATGAGTGCTTCAGCTGGACATGGTGCAGGAACCTATATAATGGCTTGGGGAGATAAAGATACAGCCGACAGTAGTATCCATCTCTCGGTTCCTGGAAAAACAGATAAATATGCTAAAGAATATAAGACTACATTTACATGGACATTAACTGAAACACCAACAAATGATTAA
- a CDS encoding extracellular solute-binding protein, with the protein MEEIKPTGGKEKKGTIKLWVDAAVIDIYKPIVKQFENEHKGLKIIVKPSETGKAQENVKKDPSAAADVFMMPHDQLGQLVGAGTIYPNTKYANNVKKNNAKNLVDSATYNGKLYGYPYGMETLIAYYNKSKLTAEEMKTWETITKNGKLGTNFSEENANYVFVPLFMSNGDELYGKTGENIKGTNFNNEKGVQVLNWIYDQKDNKGVVQSNDDALSRLRNGEIDAFLSGPWSKNDAKKALGKNFAVTSYPTVNFGNGEAQQKAFLGVKLFCVNASTKNPLASMALADYLTKKENQLTVFEKNGIVPSNKEVLEQSNVQSDAVVHAVMTMSNEEHSVTMPKLPEMVSFWEPADALINDTYNHKISKNQF; encoded by the coding sequence ATGGAAGAAATAAAACCTACAGGCGGAAAAGAGAAGAAGGGGACCATAAAATTATGGGTAGATGCAGCTGTTATTGACATTTATAAACCTATAGTCAAACAATTTGAAAACGAACATAAAGGGTTGAAGATCATTGTGAAACCCAGTGAGACAGGAAAAGCCCAAGAAAATGTAAAAAAGGATCCAAGTGCTGCAGCCGATGTTTTTATGATGCCTCATGATCAATTAGGCCAATTAGTAGGAGCAGGAACGATTTATCCAAACACAAAATATGCCAATAATGTCAAAAAAAATAACGCAAAAAATCTTGTTGATTCAGCTACGTATAATGGCAAATTATATGGCTATCCTTATGGGATGGAAACACTGATTGCTTATTACAATAAATCTAAATTAACAGCAGAAGAGATGAAAACATGGGAGACAATCACGAAAAATGGAAAACTAGGGACAAATTTTAGTGAAGAGAATGCGAATTATGTCTTTGTGCCTCTATTTATGTCAAATGGTGATGAACTCTATGGAAAAACAGGAGAAAACATAAAAGGAACAAATTTTAATAATGAAAAAGGCGTTCAAGTATTAAATTGGATTTATGATCAAAAAGATAACAAAGGCGTTGTTCAATCCAATGATGATGCCCTATCTAGATTAAGAAATGGAGAAATTGATGCTTTCTTATCAGGTCCATGGTCAAAAAATGATGCTAAAAAAGCATTAGGAAAAAATTTCGCAGTAACATCTTATCCGACAGTCAATTTTGGAAATGGCGAAGCCCAACAAAAAGCCTTTTTAGGAGTAAAATTATTTTGTGTAAATGCATCAACGAAAAATCCATTGGCCTCGATGGCTTTAGCAGATTATCTTACAAAAAAAGAAAATCAGTTAACCGTATTTGAAAAGAATGGGATTGTGCCATCCAATAAAGAAGTATTAGAACAATCAAATGTCCAATCGGATGCAGTTGTCCATGCAGTAATGACAATGAGTAATGAAGAACATTCGGTTACCATGCCAAAACTGCCAGAAATGGTTTCATTTTGGGAACCAGCCGATGCTTTAATTAATGATACGTATAATCATAAAATCTCTAAAAATCAATTTTAA
- a CDS encoding sugar ABC transporter permease, translating into MKTTKKTGLIFCYGLLTLLAIVWLFPIVWIIVTSFREEGGTFVTYFIPKQWTIKNYQLLLTSSTYPFVQWFINTLIVASFSCLISTLSTIAIAYSLSRLRFKMRKSFLKIALVLNMFPGFMSMIAVYYILKAMNLTGSLFALILVYSSASALAFYIAKGFFDTIPKTLDESAMMDGANRYQIFISITLPLSKSMIVYTALTTFMIPWMDFIFAKIILGDNVNKYTVAIGLFTMQTKDNMNKYFMAFTAGCVLIAVPITLLFIFIQKYYVEGITSGSVKE; encoded by the coding sequence ATGAAAACAACGAAAAAAACGGGATTGATTTTTTGCTACGGACTTTTAACACTCCTGGCAATTGTGTGGTTATTTCCAATTGTTTGGATTATTGTGACAAGTTTTAGAGAAGAAGGAGGAACCTTTGTCACCTACTTTATTCCCAAACAGTGGACAATAAAGAACTATCAATTATTACTGACAAGTTCAACTTATCCTTTTGTACAATGGTTTATAAATACATTGATTGTGGCCAGTTTTAGTTGTCTCATTTCAACGTTAAGTACAATTGCAATTGCTTATTCGTTGAGTCGTTTACGTTTTAAAATGCGAAAGTCGTTTTTAAAAATAGCTTTAGTATTAAATATGTTTCCTGGATTTATGAGTATGATTGCTGTGTATTATATTTTAAAAGCGATGAATCTAACAGGAAGTTTGTTTGCATTGATTTTGGTTTATTCATCGGCTTCTGCCTTGGCATTTTATATTGCTAAAGGCTTCTTTGATACGATTCCTAAAACATTAGATGAATCTGCCATGATGGACGGCGCAAATCGGTATCAAATCTTTATCAGTATAACCTTGCCATTAAGTAAATCAATGATTGTTTATACCGCACTAACTACTTTTATGATTCCATGGATGGATTTTATCTTTGCAAAGATAATTTTAGGAGACAATGTAAATAAGTATACGGTTGCTATTGGTTTATTTACGATGCAAACAAAAGATAATATGAATAAGTATTTTATGGCCTTTACAGCTGGCTGTGTACTCATTGCTGTTCCAATCACTTTGTTATTTATCTTTATACAAAAATACTATGTAGAAGGAATTACAAGTGGATCTGTTAAGGAATAA
- a CDS encoding PTS sugar transporter subunit IIC, with amino-acid sequence MKILLGVGMLLLVILVMFLFAFYAPNGRKALSALSGAACSTFLPEAFLHYAIGDVFHIQYVAKIGETMGGLGGLAAGTLVPLAFGISPVFSVIMGVSLINFKLLPAFVAAYLLSFVLKQLQKYIPEGIDLIVIILVIPLSTYFVADIIQPFVMGILQIIGNSILSAIGANPYFMGALLGVIIPIVGMTPLSSMVLTALIGLTGVPMAIGAFGCFGNSILNFMLFNRLPFGDKSTALAVTIEPLTQIDIISSNPIPIFGTNAVAGAINGMIVTYFGLKVPVTGMATPWAGLLVVLGNNPINKALITVACIVICSLVIGFIGSIVFKNFKLVTVNDLRKDTQIS; translated from the coding sequence ATGAAAATTTTACTTGGTGTCGGCATGTTATTATTAGTTATTTTAGTTATGTTTCTGTTTGCGTTTTATGCGCCAAATGGACGTAAGGCTTTATCTGCTTTATCAGGTGCTGCATGTTCAACTTTTTTACCTGAAGCTTTCCTACATTATGCGATCGGTGATGTATTTCACATACAGTATGTTGCTAAAATAGGTGAAACTATGGGAGGTTTAGGCGGTTTAGCAGCTGGAACGTTAGTCCCATTAGCATTTGGTATTAGTCCAGTATTTTCTGTAATTATGGGTGTTTCTTTAATTAATTTTAAACTTTTACCCGCTTTTGTTGCAGCATACTTGTTATCTTTCGTCCTAAAACAACTTCAAAAATATATTCCTGAAGGAATTGATTTGATTGTTATCATCTTAGTTATCCCACTCTCTACTTACTTTGTTGCTGATATCATCCAACCATTTGTAATGGGTATACTACAAATCATTGGAAACTCTATCCTATCTGCAATTGGAGCAAATCCATATTTCATGGGAGCACTTTTAGGTGTTATTATTCCGATTGTTGGTATGACACCATTAAGCTCAATGGTATTAACAGCTCTTATTGGATTAACAGGTGTTCCTATGGCGATTGGTGCTTTTGGTTGTTTTGGTAATTCTATTTTGAATTTCATGCTATTTAATAGATTACCTTTTGGTGATAAATCAACTGCTTTGGCTGTTACAATTGAGCCTCTTACTCAAATAGACATTATTAGTTCAAATCCTATTCCAATTTTTGGTACCAATGCAGTTGCTGGTGCAATTAATGGAATGATTGTTACTTACTTTGGTTTAAAAGTTCCTGTAACTGGTATGGCAACACCTTGGGCTGGATTATTGGTTGTTTTAGGAAATAACCCAATTAACAAAGCTTTAATTACTGTTGCATGTATTGTTATTTGCAGTTTGGTAATTGGTTTTATTGGTTCTATAGTCTTCAAAAACTTTAAACTTGTAACGGTTAATGATCTTAGAAAAGATACACAAATTTCTTAA
- a CDS encoding bacterial Ig-like domain-containing protein — MKRIKNLFIFVFSICILLVLTNQTVNGEEITQQNEMNDKNYVTLKSPYEINLNYPDILQSHYYLNKHLQERPFASIDNNVDYQNKIGNLLKQFTTALKIWPATANNNTKVVNGTNENGKVIFTLNGSADLTPYFDKEDVVNQYKILVNGGNPWTEDKKGEKVDHKKLSFTNKEITIDNLKHPIEGENGAFRLTHDLIGRGKGDKTNNNYHAKWDFISIPIGRIEKINMGAKNIELQQGDKWDPKLAFLGGTNENGQPLQLTEVTIDDSKVNTNSPGKYPVTFCYVPDIIKPNGTNNEKLTKTITVTVKPKIGKLDGTMPQSIDFGQQKIKGTAQLLHGNPDRDLTIQDTRFNKRKWQLGLSVTKSLVNKIDPNSQLNHIFYRNITGVDKELSNNM, encoded by the coding sequence TTGAAACGAATAAAAAATCTTTTCATTTTTGTTTTCTCTATTTGTATACTACTTGTTTTAACGAATCAGACAGTTAATGGAGAAGAAATAACACAACAAAATGAAATGAATGACAAAAATTATGTTACTTTAAAATCGCCTTATGAAATAAATTTAAATTATCCAGATATCCTGCAATCACACTATTATTTGAATAAACATTTGCAGGAAAGGCCATTTGCGTCTATTGATAATAATGTTGATTATCAGAACAAGATAGGAAACCTGTTAAAACAATTTACGACTGCTTTAAAAATATGGCCAGCGACTGCAAACAATAACACTAAAGTAGTAAATGGAACAAATGAAAATGGTAAGGTAATTTTTACACTCAATGGTAGTGCAGATTTAACGCCCTATTTTGATAAAGAAGATGTTGTAAATCAATACAAGATTTTAGTAAATGGAGGAAATCCCTGGACAGAAGATAAAAAAGGAGAAAAGGTAGACCATAAAAAACTTTCTTTTACTAACAAAGAAATTACTATAGATAATTTAAAACACCCTATTGAAGGTGAAAATGGTGCATTCAGACTTACCCATGATCTAATCGGTAGAGGAAAAGGAGACAAAACTAATAATAATTACCATGCTAAGTGGGATTTTATTAGTATACCTATTGGCCGTATTGAAAAAATAAATATGGGAGCAAAAAATATTGAATTGCAACAAGGAGATAAATGGGATCCAAAACTTGCTTTTCTAGGCGGAACGAATGAAAATGGGCAACCACTTCAATTAACCGAAGTAACAATAGATGATAGTAAAGTGAATACTAATTCACCAGGAAAATATCCTGTAACTTTTTGTTATGTACCTGACATAATCAAACCGAATGGCACAAATAATGAAAAATTAACTAAAACTATCACAGTAACTGTAAAGCCTAAAATAGGGAAGTTAGATGGTACCATGCCTCAAAGTATTGATTTTGGTCAACAAAAAATTAAGGGAACAGCCCAATTACTACATGGCAATCCAGATAGAGATTTGACCATACAAGATACAAGATTTAATAAAAGAAAATGGCAACTAGGATTATCAGTGACAAAATCTTTAGTTAATAAAATAGATCCAAATAGTCAGTTGAACCATATATTTTATAGAAATATAACAGGAGTAGACAAAGAATTATCCAATAATATGTAA
- a CDS encoding LPXTG cell wall anchor domain-containing protein, whose translation MKKMIAKRQLIFMVLLLLALIVNTLKLQTVYAEDHAPSVSTTKNIVGFYEDEQKSKNNEKITKKTEMKTRETTLPSTGEKSYFLLTKLGFLYLILIIGLWFFRKWLIAV comes from the coding sequence ATGAAGAAAATGATAGCTAAAAGACAGCTTATTTTTATGGTTCTTCTCTTATTAGCATTAATAGTCAACACGTTAAAGTTACAAACTGTCTATGCAGAAGATCATGCACCCTCGGTATCTACAACAAAAAATATTGTTGGTTTTTATGAAGATGAACAGAAATCAAAAAATAATGAAAAAATAACAAAGAAAACAGAGATGAAAACAAGGGAAACTACACTCCCATCTACAGGAGAAAAATCCTACTTTTTATTAACCAAACTAGGATTTTTATATTTAATCCTGATTATTGGTTTATGGTTTTTTCGGAAATGGTTAATCGCTGTATGA
- the sdaAA gene encoding L-serine ammonia-lyase, iron-sulfur-dependent, subunit alpha, giving the protein MEQSQMSFDDVWNIMEQNLQTMENAVKRSQEGEGVFSSTSLTGGDAIKLKNYRENHQPLSGELMMKGIQAAIGTNEVNAAMGVICATPTAGAAGTLPGVLFTINETLDLSKEQMIRFLFAAGLFGIVVANNDCIAGATGGCQAEVGSASAMAAAAAVEVAGGTPRQSAEAFSIAMQNLLGLVCDPVAGLVEIPCINRNAIGAGNALIAADMALADIKNKIPADQVVSAMGEIGATLPASLRETGLGGVAGTDAGKEMKKRIFG; this is encoded by the coding sequence ATGGAACAATCTCAAATGAGCTTTGATGATGTGTGGAACATCATGGAACAAAATTTACAAACAATGGAAAATGCTGTTAAACGTTCACAAGAAGGAGAAGGTGTGTTTTCTTCTACTAGTTTGACCGGTGGAGATGCTATTAAATTAAAAAATTATAGAGAAAATCACCAACCTTTATCCGGTGAATTAATGATGAAGGGGATTCAAGCAGCAATTGGTACAAATGAAGTTAATGCTGCTATGGGCGTCATTTGTGCCACTCCAACAGCTGGTGCTGCTGGTACTTTACCTGGAGTATTATTTACGATTAACGAAACGCTTGATTTATCAAAAGAACAAATGATTCGATTTTTATTTGCTGCCGGTTTATTTGGTATTGTGGTTGCTAATAATGACTGTATTGCAGGTGCTACTGGTGGATGCCAAGCTGAAGTCGGTAGTGCATCAGCAATGGCCGCTGCTGCTGCTGTTGAAGTGGCAGGAGGCACACCTCGCCAATCTGCTGAAGCTTTCTCTATTGCTATGCAAAACCTTTTAGGTTTAGTTTGTGATCCGGTAGCTGGTTTAGTAGAGATACCTTGCATTAACAGAAATGCTATTGGTGCTGGCAATGCATTGATTGCTGCTGATATGGCTCTTGCAGATATCAAAAATAAAATTCCAGCAGACCAAGTCGTTTCTGCCATGGGTGAAATTGGTGCTACCCTACCTGCAAGTTTACGAGAAACCGGTCTAGGCGGTGTTGCTGGAACTGATGCAGGAAAAGAAATGAAAAAACGAATTTTTGGCTAA
- a CDS encoding phenolic acid decarboxylase gives MSKKIFKTLSDFLGTHFIYTYDNGWEYEWYAKNDHTVDYRIHGGMVAGRWVTDQQADIVMLTEGIYKVAWTEPTGTDVVLDFVPNENKLNGTIFFPKWVQDHPEITVTYQNEHIDLMEESREKYETYPKLMVPEFATITYIGNAGLNNDDVISEAPYKELPDDIRNGRYFDQEYKRINRC, from the coding sequence ATGTCAAAAAAGATATTTAAAACATTATCTGATTTTTTGGGAACCCACTTTATCTATACTTATGATAACGGTTGGGAATATGAATGGTATGCTAAGAATGATCATACTGTTGATTATAGAATACATGGTGGCATGGTTGCTGGTCGTTGGGTAACAGATCAACAAGCAGATATCGTTATGCTTACAGAAGGTATTTATAAAGTAGCTTGGACGGAACCCACTGGAACTGATGTAGTATTAGATTTTGTTCCTAATGAAAATAAGCTTAACGGCACAATCTTCTTTCCAAAGTGGGTGCAGGATCACCCTGAAATTACGGTTACCTACCAAAATGAACACATCGACCTAATGGAAGAATCTCGTGAAAAATATGAGACTTATCCTAAGTTAATGGTGCCTGAATTTGCAACAATTACCTACATTGGAAATGCTGGCCTAAATAATGACGACGTCATTAGTGAAGCTCCCTATAAAGAATTGCCCGATGATATCCGCAATGGTAGATATTTCGATCAGGAATATAAAAGAATAAACAGATGTTGA
- the sdaAB gene encoding L-serine ammonia-lyase, iron-sulfur-dependent subunit beta gives MVENIKNSRKKQKVLNYKSCFDIIGPIMIGPSSSHTAGAVSIGQVARKLFGKTPKKIICKYYESFAETHKGHGTDYAIIAGILGFATNDSRVPQAIELAESEGISIEFIEMEGDSSVHHANTACLYLEDDTHSIHVTGISLGGGTIEIKYIEIDGFIIEPQGTLPILLTLTKNENTKIGIENILKENNIKINKIVKLENDQDYLYEFDLDSRPLPAIANELVNFDKETRIILL, from the coding sequence ATGGTAGAAAATATTAAAAATTCTAGAAAAAAACAAAAAGTATTAAACTATAAAAGTTGTTTTGATATCATTGGACCTATTATGATTGGTCCATCAAGTTCACATACAGCAGGAGCTGTCTCTATTGGTCAAGTTGCTAGAAAATTATTTGGCAAAACACCTAAAAAGATTATTTGCAAATATTATGAATCTTTTGCTGAAACCCATAAGGGACATGGGACTGATTATGCTATTATTGCAGGTATTTTAGGTTTTGCTACAAACGATTCACGTGTACCGCAAGCCATTGAACTTGCTGAATCTGAAGGTATTTCTATTGAATTTATAGAAATGGAAGGAGATAGTTCTGTTCATCATGCAAATACAGCCTGTCTATATTTAGAAGATGATACACATAGTATTCATGTGACTGGCATATCTTTAGGTGGAGGTACTATTGAAATCAAATATATTGAAATTGATGGATTTATTATTGAACCACAAGGTACTTTACCTATTTTGTTAACCTTGACAAAAAATGAGAACACAAAAATTGGTATTGAGAATATTTTGAAAGAAAACAATATTAAAATAAATAAAATTGTAAAACTTGAAAATGATCAGGATTACTTATATGAATTTGATTTAGACTCACGTCCATTGCCAGCTATTGCAAATGAACTAGTTAATTTTGATAAGGAAACAAGAATTATTTTATTATAA
- a CDS encoding DUF697 domain-containing protein: MSIRPDAQKAIHIASIAAAGVTISPIPFADSFLLIPIQTTMIIAIYKAYDKKISKGFLTGILRSTMTSTIGKTLSGNILKFIPGVGSIVGGVIDTGIAVALTQAIGNELAKALEEDKINDNFDIIEILGYIFLNFNIGKKKK, translated from the coding sequence ATGTCTATTAGACCAGATGCACAAAAAGCAATTCATATAGCGTCAATCGCTGCAGCAGGTGTAACGATAAGTCCAATTCCTTTTGCTGATTCTTTTTTATTAATACCTATTCAAACAACTATGATTATCGCTATTTATAAGGCTTATGACAAAAAGATTTCTAAAGGTTTTTTAACAGGTATTTTACGTTCAACCATGACATCAACTATCGGAAAAACTTTATCTGGAAATATTTTAAAATTTATTCCAGGTGTTGGTTCAATTGTTGGTGGCGTTATTGATACAGGGATAGCTGTTGCATTAACGCAGGCAATTGGAAATGAGCTAGCTAAAGCTTTAGAAGAAGATAAAATTAATGATAATTTTGATATCATTGAAATATTAGGATATATATTTTTGAACTTTAATATAGGTAAAAAGAAAAAATAG